Part of the Pseudoalteromonas sp. Scap06 genome is shown below.
TTTGAAACCTATTGGCAATCGCCAGATTTTGAATTATTTACTGGCAAAGCTGAATGTAAAGAAAAGCTCATAAATTCACTTAATGAGCAACGCGGTGTTGGCCAAGCAAGCAGCCAGTTTTATTTTGATATAACACCAAAAAACCATCAACTCGCTATTTTAGAAAAACTAAGCGTTGAACGTAGCGTGCATAATCGCTTTAAAAATTTAGTGGTTGCCGCAACCGGCACAGGTAAAACAATAATATCGGCGTTCGACTTTAAAACCATTTACGATAAAAACCCAAACGCACACTTTTTGTTTGTAGCCCACCGCGAAGAAATACTCAAACAAGCGCAAAGCGCTTACCGCGGCGTGTTTAAAAATAACGACTTTGGTGAGCTGTGGGTGGGTAACTACAAGCCACAGCGTTACAACCAATTATTTGCATCAATCCAAACGCTGAACAGCCAAATTGAATCGCTCAATTTAACCAGCGATTACTACGATTACATAGTTATAGACGAAGTACACCACGTAAGCGCTGCAAGCTATCGCGCTATATTAAATCACTTTACGCCCACAATATTACTTGGCTTAACCGCAACACCAGAGCGCCAAGACGGCGCCAATATACTCGATGATTTTTGTGGGGTAATAGCCGCTGAAATTCGCTTGCCAGAGGCAATAAACCAACGCCACTTATGCCCATTTCAATACTTTGGATTAGATGATGACACCGACCTAAGCCAAATAACATGGCGTGGTGGCCGTTACGATATAAGCGAATTAAGTAACCTTTATACAGGCGAGAACAGCCGCGCTAACAAAATTATATCCAGCCTTACTGATATAGTGACTAATGTTCACAACATTAAAGCGTTGGCATTTTGCGTAAGTCAAAAACACGCAGAGTTTATGGCATCTAAGTTTAACTTAGCAGGCATAAGCACCGATGTGCTGACCAGCAGAAACACAAATGAGCGCGCAGCCAAACAACAAGCACTGCGACAAGGTGAAATACAAATACTGTGTGTAGTTGATATTTTTAACGAAGGGGTCGATATTCCAGAGGTCGATACTCTGTTATTTTTACGCCCAACGGAAAGCCTAACGCTGTTTTTACAACAATTAGGCCGTGGCCTGCGCCTGCCCGACAACAGCCAAAAGCAATGCTGTACCGTACTCGACTTTGTAGGCAACGCCCGACCAGAATACGACTTTGCCAGTAAGTTCCGCGCATTAATTGGTAAAAGTAATCAACCAATTAAAACCGAGATCGAAAACAACTTCCCACATTTACCGCTGGGTTGCCGTATTGAGCTGCAAAAACGTACACAACAAACAATTCTAAAAAACATTCAGCAAGCCATAAACACTAAACGCCGTTTACAGCAGCTGATAAATAGCTATTCGCAACATACCAATGACACGCTAACGCTAAGTAATTTTTTACGCATAAACCCACAAGTCACGCTTGAAGATATTTACAAACCAAAAGATAAAAAGCTCGGTGGCTGGCACTGGCTAAAAGGCGATGAAATACCTGCCGAGCAAGCCGATATTTACGCCGCGTATTATCGCGCAATCAACACCCAATTACTCGGCTGCAACTCGCTCAGCTACTTATGCTTTTTACGTGATTTATGTAATAACGACTTTAGTTTTACGCCAACGTCGCAAAACCAACAGTACGCGCTTATGGCGCATTACAATTTTTGGGATGCCACAGGCACAAGTTTAGGGTTTAAAACCCTCGAACAGAGCTTACAAGCACTTAAACACAAAAAGCTACAACAAGAACTTGCCCAAGTGATCGCGCTTTTAATAAACCGCATTCACCAGCAAGAAAGCGATTTAACGTGCTTACCAAACCACGCAATAAAATTACACAGCCGCTACACACGCCAACAAATACTCGCCGCATTTGGGGCGCACTCGTTTGATAAAAAATCGACCGCCCGTGAAGGTGTTTTAGAATTTAAAAGCCAGAACTTAGAGCTGCTTTTCGTCACGCTCAACAAGTGCGAAAAAACCTACTCACCCACCACGCTGTATCACGACTTCGCAATCAGCCCCACCCTGTTTCATTGGCAAACGCAAAACAGCGCCCGCCCAGAAAACGGCCGCGGCCTTAGTTACTTACAACACCAACAAACGGGCAAAACCATCCTGTTATTTGTGCGCGAACAAGGCAAAGACGAAAACGGCCGAACCATGGGGTTTGTAAACTATGGCAAGGTTAAATACCAAAGCCACAACGGCAGCCAGCCTATGAATATAACGTGGGAGTTAACCAGCCCCATGCCAAGTGAAATGTGGCATGGGGCTGGGAAATTAGCGGTTGGGTGATTATGCTACTGTTATTTTGTTTTTTATTAGTTCCATATATTAACTTTTAATGTTCTAAATTAAGTTAAATAGTTCAAGAATCTAATCCCTACAGTCAATATGGTTTGATTTAAAAATATCTATACCAATTTTGCGTAACCTTTCAATCCAACATTCGGCCATTTCATTACCGATATTAAAATGACTTATAGCTATCTCTTTTAAAATACGATGCTCATTTTCAATTGTAGAAGGCATAAGCCCAGCATCATCAGTGTTCACACAAACAGTAATAGGTCCGGTGCGAATACCAAAACGATTAAATTTTTCGCCTGTATTAAGTAAACTACTATCTACAGGATACCATCGATAGACAGGGTGCTCTGAATAGCACTTAAACCGACCAATATAAATGTTAGATGTTGGACAAGCCTCAATAACGACACCTTTTTTGCTATATTTCTCGATCAAATAATCTTGAAGAGCTTCATAAAAATCAAGTTCAAAGTCATCGACAACCTCACTATACTTATCATTTATAAAGGGAGCATGGTCGCCTCCAAAATAAACACTAACAATTTTTTCAGCCGCATTTATTTTTTTAATTCCATTATCAGTATATTCTTTCCAATACTTAATAGCCTCTGAATTCATATTAATTCTTTTCGATTTAAAATCAGGTAACCAAGCCGCAGCCTCTTCACTACTATTATTTAGCTCTGTATCAAAATATTCTGGGCAATTTCGTCTTAAACGCCAAGCTTCAAACAAGGTATATTTAGATCTATCCTCATCAAATAATTTATGACTCCACTTTGATATTTTCCTCTCAAAAACAGCTAACATTACATTAAACCGTGGGGCTTTTTTCGTAACCTCAATAGCATGATTATATGCCCACACTAAATTATCTAAATGTGAACTCAAAGGGACGTATGAACGCTGCTGGCGAGAAGCCCACTTTTTAACGTCAATTCCTAATGCTAGAGCATGGCCTACTCTGTCACTAGATTCGTAATCACAAAACTCTATTGTTTCATCAATGGTTCTTAAACCAGTCAATAAATGGCTGAAATCTTCTCCGGCATGAATACTTAAATGCAGTTTTCTTTGAGGGACAAAATGTTTATTATCTGGTCGATAAGCGTTCTTTCTTAACACTCGTATCGAGGGGGCAAAAACCTCAATTGGAAAATGATTTTCATTACCTGAAACATCAATTCCTCGAATCAGCGCGCATAAATTTAAACTTTGCACTTTCGAATTACCTAGCTTTTCATACTCATATTTTTGTAATGTTGAAGATGTAAAGACTTTTTGCAGCCTACGTAACGATTTTAATAGTTCTAATCGCTTTGTTGTATAACGCTTATCATATATTTGAAGGTTTTCTTTGGCATGATAGTTTTGTTTAAACGAACGACTAAAATGAAAGGTAAATTGCTTATTTTTAAACTGATTCTTTTCTATAAAATCAAAACCAAACTTAGTTAACTGCCTTGCTGTAACTGTTTGCTCTGATATTTTAAATTCACGCAACGTATTTTTATCTGAGTCACTTTCATAACTATGTTTACCATATGCTATGACTTGACCATGGCTCTGTCTCGGTTTAAAAGAGAAGTGCTCAATAAAACTTGTTAGACCCACACCAGAACTAATCATCATAGAGCGTAAAATATTATTTCCCGTTATGTAAGCACTCAGTTTATATAACCAAAGGTCGCAGCTTGCGCCAACATCCCCATGATGCACTAACGCTATAGCTATTAATAACCACATCTTATTTGAGTCTTGTCTATTACAATTAATGGCAGCATTAAGTAGCTTAGTTACGTTATTATTTTTAGAGTCTGTAGTTAGTAGATCTCCAATACTTTCATCAGGAATTGTCCAAAACTGAGGACGTTGCCAATCTACTTTATTACATTTGCTGTTACCCTTACTCAGTGCTGCTATTAAATCGTTGAACAACAACTTTATAAGAACTGGTAACTCGTTAATATTACGCTCACCACTTGAATATTTGGTAAACTCGGGTAGTTTCGGAGTCGATGTGCTGTTGTCATAAAATGATTTAGGTTTGCTTTTTAAAAATAAAGATACTTCAGCTAGAGCTGGAGTATAATTACCGTTCCCGCCTAAATGTACATGATTATCTGCATATTTCTTTTGACTAAACCCTTTAGGGAATGCAGAAAAGCATTGTTCGTCTATTAATTCACTTACGTTATCTACGTGTAGTAAATTTTGTTTTAGTTTATCGCTGTAACCTATTGCTATAAGCCAAACAGGATCTATTTTTGATAAAATAGCAGACCAATGCTTTAAATTGTTTTCATTAACAGTAAAGTTTGAACCTTGCCAAACGAGTAACTTTTGTTGCATTGCCTGTAATTGCTTTAATACTGAGCTTGCCTGATAGCCACTCCCCCAGATATTATTTATAGCTTTATTATCATCACGTCGGTGCATGTTTTCTAAGTAAAATTGGTGATCAAATAACGCTAAATCAGCAGCTTCATTAGCAGCTCTCTCTCTATTTAAAGTGAGCTTGCCATCTCCGCATTGTACATAAAATTCAAGCCATCTATCTGAACGAAGCCGCGTGACGGGTGCCAACCATTCAAGATCGAGTAATAGCATTTTTATATACTCTTCAAATTGTCAATGTAGAATTTTACCTT
Proteins encoded:
- a CDS encoding DUF3427 domain-containing protein, translating into MQQIGIYEQLITQVIEQNLNRDQFYVGERQLESAEAATWLSRFLGKLVEHAIDAIPNSSERLHEQINLANSLVLWLKDHIRDDELINENLIDSQGRILTALFNTQNPIAANLKDYSHDIFPLTGLTQSELFSGANAGISLETELKREIKSSDTIYWLVSFIKWTGLRIFKNELEAFTKSGNKLKVITTSYMGATDAKAVEFLANLPNTEVKLSYNNQQERLHAKSYLFMRNTGFHTGYIGSSNLSHSALTSGLEWNLKITAQEIPHIIAKTKSTFETYWQSPDFELFTGKAECKEKLINSLNEQRGVGQASSQFYFDITPKNHQLAILEKLSVERSVHNRFKNLVVAATGTGKTIISAFDFKTIYDKNPNAHFLFVAHREEILKQAQSAYRGVFKNNDFGELWVGNYKPQRYNQLFASIQTLNSQIESLNLTSDYYDYIVIDEVHHVSAASYRAILNHFTPTILLGLTATPERQDGANILDDFCGVIAAEIRLPEAINQRHLCPFQYFGLDDDTDLSQITWRGGRYDISELSNLYTGENSRANKIISSLTDIVTNVHNIKALAFCVSQKHAEFMASKFNLAGISTDVLTSRNTNERAAKQQALRQGEIQILCVVDIFNEGVDIPEVDTLLFLRPTESLTLFLQQLGRGLRLPDNSQKQCCTVLDFVGNARPEYDFASKFRALIGKSNQPIKTEIENNFPHLPLGCRIELQKRTQQTILKNIQQAINTKRRLQQLINSYSQHTNDTLTLSNFLRINPQVTLEDIYKPKDKKLGGWHWLKGDEIPAEQADIYAAYYRAINTQLLGCNSLSYLCFLRDLCNNDFSFTPTSQNQQYALMAHYNFWDATGTSLGFKTLEQSLQALKHKKLQQELAQVIALLINRIHQQESDLTCLPNHAIKLHSRYTRQQILAAFGAHSFDKKSTAREGVLEFKSQNLELLFVTLNKCEKTYSPTTLYHDFAISPTLFHWQTQNSARPENGRGLSYLQHQQTGKTILLFVREQGKDENGRTMGFVNYGKVKYQSHNGSQPMNITWELTSPMPSEMWHGAGKLAVG